A window of Thermosynechococcus sp. NK55a contains these coding sequences:
- a CDS encoding ATP-binding cassette domain-containing protein, whose protein sequence is MVHDYIRDPAVLVPSLQAAHEFVPVLIETAARFCSGIKHASNKHPLSQWPMRSPPPKTVVDLPTVTLTLESQGKTLTYSLTQPEHRLGRDHQWADLVVPDDPLWSVISGRHAVFKQQGATYYLWDGDGNQRHSTNGTFYNRRRIGIEEGFALGETLRLEIGQDPKNKVQLLVQIQFAGTASPPPLPQQRRLVLKTLKEWPLTLGRQASNSYQHWQLDAPTVSLRHASIDRTSAGLYVLRDLGSSNGTYVNAKLLKGPYTLRNGDQIRIGPFVLLYRHETLEITDQGSHLRIDAWGLERRVKTPAGDRSLLQGVSFVAEPRQLVGIVGGSGTGKSTLLKVLMGLDPPQEGQVLLNGLNLHRHLGTYRHQIGYVPQDDIVHARLTVAEVLNYAAQLRLPADTDAQNRRAAIERVLEQVQLRGTEHQLVASLSGGQRKRVSIAVELLANPKLFFLDEPTSGLDPGLDFLLMQLLRQLADQERTIVLVTHATSHVYLCDRLLVLGPGGRLCYFGPADEARQFFSPTGDRPLNSVAEIYALLTPENSAAWSQKFRQSAHYERYLASHLSIGSHYESTSVLGAESRPNAEPPPQQPAPPHLYQWRVLCQRQWQLLWRDRLSLVLNLISVPIALLLTRFASDRSPFGPQDPPSLLQAAQTLRILFVFTCACLWVGLSGWAQALITEVAIYRRERLANLSLWAYMAAKLTLGKGMALAQTLLITLVGLLAFGLPKGALLPWPLGFGITTFLTLVASLCLGLLISAAVHNSDQASKILPPLLLPQIIFAGVLFKLTGVATALSWLTIGRWTMGAYGTLIDVNGMVPPPLDFGLFEPPPQPFDPTPVYAPTWDNLLLNWGMLILHSLIYTGVATYLQSRKG, encoded by the coding sequence ATGGTTCATGACTACATTCGAGATCCAGCCGTTTTAGTCCCTAGTTTGCAGGCCGCCCATGAGTTTGTTCCTGTCCTGATTGAAACGGCTGCTCGGTTTTGCTCAGGCATCAAACACGCATCAAACAAGCATCCCCTTTCTCAATGGCCTATGCGATCGCCCCCGCCAAAAACGGTTGTTGATCTACCCACCGTCACCCTTACCCTCGAAAGTCAAGGGAAAACGCTGACCTATTCCCTGACCCAACCAGAGCATCGCTTGGGGCGCGATCACCAGTGGGCGGATTTGGTGGTGCCCGATGATCCACTGTGGTCAGTGATTTCCGGCCGCCATGCCGTTTTTAAGCAACAGGGGGCAACCTACTACCTCTGGGATGGAGATGGCAATCAACGCCACAGCACCAATGGCACCTTCTACAACCGACGCCGCATCGGCATTGAAGAGGGCTTTGCCCTCGGGGAAACCCTACGCCTAGAAATTGGCCAAGACCCAAAAAACAAAGTGCAATTGCTGGTCCAGATCCAGTTTGCGGGAACCGCCAGTCCACCACCCTTACCGCAGCAGCGCCGCCTTGTCCTCAAAACCCTCAAGGAATGGCCGCTGACTTTAGGGCGCCAAGCGAGCAACAGCTATCAGCATTGGCAACTGGATGCCCCCACGGTGTCCTTGCGCCACGCCAGCATTGATCGCACCAGTGCGGGTCTCTACGTTCTGAGGGATTTGGGCAGCAGCAACGGCACCTATGTCAACGCCAAACTCCTAAAAGGTCCCTACACGCTGCGCAACGGTGATCAGATTCGCATTGGGCCTTTTGTCCTTCTCTACCGCCATGAGACCTTAGAAATTACGGATCAGGGCAGTCATCTTCGCATTGATGCTTGGGGATTGGAACGACGGGTAAAAACACCAGCGGGCGATCGCTCCCTCTTACAAGGGGTTTCCTTTGTGGCGGAGCCGAGACAACTTGTGGGTATTGTCGGTGGCAGTGGTACGGGGAAATCCACCCTCTTAAAAGTGTTGATGGGGCTAGATCCACCTCAGGAAGGACAGGTGCTGCTCAATGGTTTGAATTTGCATCGCCATCTTGGCACCTACCGCCACCAAATTGGTTATGTACCCCAAGATGATATTGTCCATGCCCGCCTCACAGTGGCCGAAGTCCTGAATTATGCGGCGCAACTGCGCTTACCGGCGGATACCGATGCCCAAAACCGCAGGGCAGCAATTGAGCGAGTGCTTGAACAGGTGCAGTTAAGGGGTACGGAACATCAACTGGTGGCCAGCCTCAGTGGCGGTCAGCGCAAGCGGGTGAGTATTGCCGTTGAGCTATTGGCCAATCCCAAGCTCTTTTTCCTTGACGAACCCACCTCGGGTCTAGATCCCGGGCTAGACTTTTTGCTGATGCAGTTGCTGCGGCAATTGGCAGATCAAGAACGCACAATTGTTTTGGTTACCCACGCCACGAGCCATGTGTATCTGTGCGATCGCCTACTCGTTCTTGGTCCCGGGGGGCGTCTTTGCTATTTTGGCCCGGCCGATGAGGCTCGTCAATTCTTTAGTCCAACGGGCGATCGCCCCCTGAATTCTGTGGCTGAAATTTATGCCCTCCTGACTCCCGAAAATAGTGCTGCATGGAGTCAAAAATTTCGCCAATCTGCCCATTATGAACGCTACCTTGCCAGCCACCTCAGTATCGGGTCCCACTACGAGAGTACCAGTGTTCTGGGGGCGGAGAGTCGTCCCAATGCCGAACCCCCACCGCAGCAGCCGGCACCGCCTCACCTCTACCAATGGCGGGTATTGTGCCAACGCCAGTGGCAACTCCTCTGGCGCGATCGCCTCAGCCTTGTCTTAAATTTGATCAGTGTCCCTATTGCCCTGCTGCTCACCCGCTTTGCCAGCGATCGCTCCCCCTTTGGGCCCCAAGATCCCCCCAGTCTGCTGCAAGCGGCTCAAACCCTGCGCATTCTCTTTGTCTTTACCTGTGCCTGTCTTTGGGTGGGACTCTCGGGCTGGGCGCAAGCCTTGATCACAGAGGTGGCCATCTACCGCCGCGAACGCCTTGCCAATCTCAGTCTCTGGGCCTACATGGCAGCCAAACTCACCCTTGGCAAGGGCATGGCCTTGGCACAAACGCTGCTCATTACCCTGGTGGGACTGTTGGCCTTTGGTCTGCCAAAGGGTGCCCTCCTCCCTTGGCCCCTAGGGTTTGGCATCACCACCTTCCTGACGCTCGTGGCGAGTCTCTGTTTGGGTCTTTTGATCTCGGCGGCCGTGCACAACAGCGATCAAGCAAGCAAGATTTTACCGCCGTTGCTCCTGCCGCAAATTATCTTTGCCGGCGTCCTCTTTAAGCTCACGGGCGTTGCAACGGCTCTCTCTTGGCTGACAATTGGCCGTTGGACCATGGGTGCCTATGGTACCTTGATTGACGTGAATGGTATGGTACCGCCACCCCTCGATTTTGGCCTCTTTGAACCACCGCCCCAGCCCTTTGATCCGACGCCTGTCTATGCCCCCACTTGGGATAATCTGCTGCTGAATTGGGGAATGCTGATTCTCCACAGCCTCATTTACACGGGTGTGGCCACGTATCTGCAAAGCCGCAAAGGCTAA
- a CDS encoding RsmB/NOP family class I SAM-dependent RNA methyltransferase has translation MPLPSTANPVVNPSRLALACANRLFETADNRERFLQALMTPPAYPATVLWCGEPAAALPFVALPPLPWQPPWVSRFVAGSPTGQHPLHAAGAYYCLDTSSVFAAVPLLTLPQEPSLVIDVCAAPGGKSLFAWRSLRPRYLICNETIGKRVGMLIGNLKRCRVHPVGVTAWDSEVLAAEFQGTADVVIVDAPCSGQSLLAKGQKADGCFHPLTIRHNQRRQKRILAAASAIVRPGGWLLYSTCTFSQDENEDVAAWLMAKFPQLLPQPVPALAAYQSHLATFPCYRLWPHQGEGAGAFTILWQHQGKGESHPFPALGERGAFGDRWRWHSSSQPA, from the coding sequence GTGCCATTGCCGTCCACCGCTAACCCTGTGGTCAACCCCTCTCGATTGGCGCTGGCCTGTGCGAATCGCCTTTTTGAGACGGCGGACAATCGGGAGCGGTTCCTCCAGGCGCTAATGACCCCCCCAGCTTATCCTGCCACTGTGCTTTGGTGTGGGGAGCCGGCTGCTGCGCTCCCTTTTGTGGCCTTACCGCCGCTGCCGTGGCAGCCCCCCTGGGTGAGCCGCTTTGTTGCCGGTAGTCCAACGGGTCAACACCCTCTCCATGCAGCCGGTGCTTATTATTGCTTGGATACCTCCTCGGTGTTTGCGGCGGTTCCCCTGCTCACCCTGCCCCAGGAGCCGTCCTTGGTGATAGATGTGTGTGCGGCGCCTGGCGGCAAGAGTCTCTTTGCGTGGCGATCGCTGCGCCCTCGCTACCTCATCTGCAATGAGACCATTGGCAAGCGGGTGGGGATGCTCATTGGCAATCTCAAGCGCTGTCGCGTGCATCCCGTAGGGGTCACTGCTTGGGATAGTGAAGTGCTGGCTGCTGAGTTCCAAGGCACTGCCGATGTGGTGATTGTGGATGCCCCCTGCTCTGGCCAATCCCTGCTGGCCAAGGGGCAAAAAGCCGATGGGTGCTTTCATCCACTGACGATTCGCCACAACCAACGGCGACAAAAACGGATTCTAGCGGCGGCAAGCGCCATTGTGCGCCCGGGGGGATGGCTGCTCTATAGCACCTGCACCTTTAGCCAAGATGAAAACGAGGATGTGGCGGCTTGGCTCATGGCAAAGTTTCCGCAGTTGCTTCCTCAACCGGTGCCGGCGCTGGCGGCCTATCAATCCCATTTAGCAACATTTCCTTGCTATCGACTATGGCCCCACCAAGGGGAAGGGGCGGGTGCCTTTACAATTCTCTGGCAACATCAGGGCAAGGGAGAATCTCATCCCTTCCCGGCATTGGGGGAACGTGGCGCCTTTGGCGATCGCTGGCGCTGGCACTCCAGTTCCCAACCGGCATAG
- a CDS encoding DUF3417 domain-containing protein encodes MAPLWELAYNLYWTRHAAAIALFRRLDPELWEQQPQPDFGMHCPDPH; translated from the coding sequence TTGGCACCCCTGTGGGAATTGGCCTACAACCTCTACTGGACGCGGCACGCAGCGGCAATCGCCCTCTTTCGCCGCCTCGACCCAGAACTGTGGGAGCAACAACCACAGCCCGATTTTGGGATGCATTGCCCAGATCCCCACTGA
- a CDS encoding amylo-alpha-1,6-glucosidase, translating into METDVVSLYGRDYIPIVAPPLPATKIQTHPKTVPVLKDDDVLLICDELGNICNDEQQTAITGLFCQDTRFLSQAELRVGGDRPVLLSFHCTGSHALKVVCTNPKQPDVPAEALAIERFLVVRGALFETLLITNHQVQPAVVDIQLTFAADFQDLFEIRQYGGGRPQRGQTLQPVGCELRHTKGRADLCFAYQGLDGALMETQVQFLGTPPDRLDDTTATWHLKLEPQGYHRIHYCVRPFTNGAPTAQVAVPSSLAAADQAARQERQQWWSDCTEIVTSNPQWNRILRRGMADLYMLLQSFGHGKVLTAGIPWFATLFGRDSIISAMQTLILNPAIARDTLRTLAHYQGREVCPERDEQPGKILHELRFGEMARNREIPHTPYYGTVDATPLWLMLYSDYYAWTGDRATLAQLWPHALAAMAWIDQQMAATGYLSYNRQAGKGIDNQGWKDSGNCIVNRCGELAQGPIALCEVQGYVYAAKTRLSVIAHALGYGEWGDRWQREATDLKARFNRDFWLESDGFYALALDGDGRPVDSLTSNAGQCLMTGICDPEKAQRVGQRLRLPDLFNGWGIRTLSSTSPAYNPIGYHLGSVWPHDTSLIAFGLRAIGDSDFALTLVDTLFDMTCRQPDLRPPELFCGFDRQTYPQPVQYPVACSPQAWATASLFQFIQIMVWPLVDAPQGKFLLHQPLLPASIEELHIRNLRLGNSRFELRLWRTGANGCDWELHTA; encoded by the coding sequence ATGGAGACTGATGTTGTTTCCCTGTACGGGCGCGACTACATTCCCATTGTTGCTCCGCCCCTGCCGGCCACCAAAATTCAAACCCACCCTAAAACCGTTCCCGTTCTCAAGGATGATGATGTGCTGCTCATCTGTGATGAGTTGGGCAATATCTGCAATGATGAACAGCAAACGGCGATTACGGGGCTGTTTTGCCAGGATACCCGCTTCCTGAGTCAAGCGGAGTTGCGGGTGGGGGGCGATCGCCCAGTGCTGCTGAGTTTTCACTGTACGGGTAGCCACGCCCTCAAGGTAGTGTGTACCAACCCCAAACAACCCGATGTGCCAGCGGAAGCGTTGGCGATCGAGCGCTTCCTAGTGGTACGGGGCGCCCTCTTTGAAACGCTTCTGATTACCAACCACCAAGTACAGCCGGCAGTGGTGGATATTCAACTTACCTTTGCAGCAGACTTTCAGGATTTATTTGAAATTCGCCAATACGGTGGTGGTCGCCCACAGCGGGGACAGACGTTGCAACCCGTCGGTTGTGAATTACGCCACACCAAGGGACGCGCCGATCTCTGCTTCGCCTATCAAGGTCTGGATGGGGCCCTGATGGAGACCCAAGTTCAGTTTTTGGGCACTCCCCCCGACCGTCTTGATGACACCACAGCCACATGGCACCTTAAGCTCGAACCCCAAGGCTACCACCGTATTCACTATTGCGTCCGTCCCTTTACCAATGGGGCACCTACGGCACAGGTAGCAGTGCCTTCCTCCCTAGCGGCTGCGGATCAAGCGGCTCGACAGGAACGGCAACAATGGTGGTCAGACTGTACAGAAATCGTCACCTCGAATCCGCAGTGGAATCGCATCCTGCGGCGGGGGATGGCGGATCTCTATATGCTGTTGCAGTCCTTTGGCCATGGCAAGGTTTTGACTGCGGGTATTCCGTGGTTTGCGACGCTCTTTGGTCGCGACTCCATTATTTCAGCCATGCAAACGCTGATCCTCAATCCGGCGATCGCCCGTGATACGCTGCGCACCCTTGCCCACTACCAAGGCAGGGAGGTCTGTCCTGAGCGCGATGAGCAACCGGGGAAAATTCTCCACGAGCTGCGCTTTGGCGAAATGGCACGCAACCGCGAAATCCCCCATACCCCCTACTACGGCACAGTGGATGCCACCCCCCTCTGGCTAATGCTCTACAGCGACTACTATGCGTGGACAGGCGATCGCGCCACCTTAGCGCAGCTATGGCCCCATGCCCTTGCTGCCATGGCTTGGATTGATCAACAGATGGCTGCCACAGGCTACCTCAGCTACAATCGCCAAGCCGGAAAGGGGATTGACAACCAGGGCTGGAAGGACTCCGGTAACTGCATTGTCAACCGCTGCGGCGAACTTGCCCAGGGCCCCATTGCCCTCTGTGAAGTCCAAGGCTATGTCTATGCTGCCAAAACTCGCCTCAGTGTCATTGCTCACGCCCTGGGCTATGGCGAGTGGGGCGATCGCTGGCAGCGGGAGGCCACCGACCTCAAAGCACGCTTTAACCGCGACTTTTGGCTGGAATCCGACGGATTCTATGCCCTTGCCCTCGACGGTGACGGTCGGCCGGTGGATAGCCTCACTTCCAATGCTGGCCAATGTCTGATGACAGGGATTTGTGACCCCGAGAAAGCCCAACGGGTGGGGCAACGTCTGCGGCTCCCGGATCTGTTCAATGGTTGGGGGATTCGTACCCTGAGCAGCACCTCCCCAGCCTACAATCCCATTGGCTACCACTTGGGGTCAGTGTGGCCCCACGATACCAGCCTGATTGCCTTTGGCCTGCGGGCAATTGGCGATAGTGACTTTGCCCTGACGCTTGTGGATACCCTTTTTGATATGACCTGTCGGCAGCCGGATTTGCGTCCCCCAGAACTGTTCTGTGGCTTCGATCGCCAGACCTATCCCCAGCCCGTACAGTACCCAGTGGCCTGCTCCCCCCAAGCCTGGGCAACCGCCAGCCTCTTCCAGTTCATCCAGATCATGGTTTGGCCACTTGTGGATGCCCCCCAAGGCAAATTCTTGCTCCACCAGCCCCTGTTGCCCGCCAGTATTGAGGAACTCCACATTCGTAATCTACGCCTTGGCAACAGTCGCTTTGAGCTGCGGCTCTGGCGCACGGGGGCAAATGGCTGTGACTGGGAACTCCACACCGCGTAA